A region from the Aliarcobacter thereius LMG 24486 genome encodes:
- a CDS encoding GGDEF domain-containing protein, giving the protein MIYLYSKIKYINKIEHINKELILISSIDYLTKINNRKSIDYFLNENIKFFERYKENFSIIMIDIDRFKNVNDIFGHLIGDNILIEFSELIKKSIREIDILGRFGGEEFIIICRKTQIDGALKLSEELRKKVAKHNFLVVGNITASFGVANFSSKDNIYTLLKKADTALYLAKTNGRNKVELIR; this is encoded by the coding sequence ATGATTTATTTATATAGTAAGATAAAGTATATAAACAAAATCGAACATATTAATAAGGAGCTTATTTTAATCAGTTCAATAGATTATTTAACAAAAATCAATAATAGAAAAAGTATAGATTATTTCTTAAATGAAAATATAAAATTTTTTGAAAGATATAAAGAAAATTTTTCTATTATAATGATTGATATAGATAGATTTAAAAATGTAAATGATATTTTTGGTCATCTTATTGGTGATAATATATTAATAGAATTTTCAGAACTTATTAAAAAAAGTATAAGAGAAATTGATATTTTAGGTCGTTTTGGTGGAGAAGAATTTATAATAATTTGTAGAAAAACACAAATTGATGGAGCTTTAAAATTATCAGAAGAGCTTCGTAAAAAAGTAGCAAAACATAATTTCTTAGTAGTAGGAAATATTACAGCAAGTTTTGGTGTTGCAAATTTTTCTTCTAAAGATAATATTTATACTCTTTTAAAAAAGGCAGATACAGCTTTGTATTTAGCCAAAACAAATGGTAGAAATAAAGTGGAGCTTATAAGATAA
- a CDS encoding class I SAM-dependent DNA methyltransferase yields the protein MGLDLYAKIEPFLGFEEEIYSLHKVFMRHIMENDLDNILDIGCGQGHFLQNLQINKKKYLGIDLSSEQINICLDKNLNAKNIDVKDLNEKFDCAVAIFDVINYLNKKNLKDFFENISNSLNKDAHFLFDINTLYGFEDIAQGSINLDFDDKFIAIDAYFENNFLTTELTLFSKNKDNLFSKEKDIITQEYHKKEFLKKNLSDSGFEILRTDDIFLHNNKKADKYLFVCKKK from the coding sequence ATGGGACTTGATTTATACGCAAAGATAGAACCTTTTTTAGGATTTGAAGAAGAGATTTACTCTTTACATAAAGTTTTTATGCGACATATTATGGAAAATGACCTTGATAATATTTTAGATATTGGTTGTGGTCAAGGTCATTTTTTACAGAACTTACAAATAAACAAGAAAAAATATTTAGGAATTGACTTAAGCTCAGAACAGATAAATATTTGTTTGGACAAAAATCTAAATGCAAAAAATATTGATGTAAAAGATTTAAACGAGAAGTTTGATTGTGCTGTTGCAATTTTTGATGTTATAAATTATTTGAATAAAAAGAATTTAAAAGATTTTTTTGAGAATATTTCAAATTCTTTAAATAAAGATGCTCATTTTTTATTTGATATAAATACTCTATATGGATTTGAAGATATTGCTCAAGGTTCTATAAATCTTGATTTTGATGATAAATTTATAGCAATTGATGCTTATTTTGAGAATAACTTTCTAACAACAGAATTAACTCTCTTTTCTAAAAATAAAGATAATCTATTTTCAAAAGAAAAAGATATTATCACTCAAGAGTATCATAAAAAAGAGTTTCTTAAAAAAAATTTATCAGATTCTGGTTTTGAGATTTTAAGAACTGATGATATTTTCCTACATAATAATAAAAAAGCTGACAAATATCTTTTTGTATGCAAGAAAAAATAA
- a CDS encoding threonine/serine exporter family protein — MNSLSHKEQSIITRGIIKAAVLMSEYGAESILIEQTAQRLGKVLGASSVEISLIPSAIVLTTLYHGQSVTTTRRVHHKPINMRIVCAIQNIVLKMEKKESEVNYDIDYLYTILKQLEANYYNRWLVVFMVGLSCMSFAFLQGGDPMALLTTFFAASIAMFVRQELSKKRFVMIIVFGITAFVATLIAGLSKIYGFSSTPNIAMAASVLLLAPGFAFVNSFLDSFKGYMMMGWGRWMDGMILTLATSVGIIIAIALLS; from the coding sequence ATGAATAGTTTATCTCACAAAGAACAATCAATTATCACAAGAGGAATTATAAAAGCAGCTGTTTTAATGAGTGAATATGGTGCTGAAAGTATTTTAATAGAGCAAACAGCACAAAGATTAGGAAAAGTTCTGGGAGCTTCAAGTGTTGAAATATCTTTAATTCCTTCTGCTATTGTTTTAACAACTTTATATCATGGACAATCTGTTACAACAACAAGAAGAGTTCATCATAAACCAATAAATATGAGAATAGTTTGTGCTATACAAAATATTGTTTTAAAAATGGAGAAAAAAGAGAGCGAAGTAAACTATGATATAGATTATTTATATACTATTTTAAAGCAACTTGAAGCAAACTACTATAATAGATGGTTGGTTGTTTTTATGGTTGGATTATCTTGTATGAGTTTTGCATTTTTGCAAGGTGGAGATCCTATGGCACTTTTAACAACTTTTTTTGCTGCAAGTATTGCTATGTTTGTAAGACAAGAGTTATCAAAAAAACGATTTGTAATGATAATAGTCTTTGGAATCACAGCTTTTGTAGCCACTCTAATAGCAGGGCTTTCAAAAATTTATGGCTTTAGTTCAACCCCAAATATTGCAATGGCAGCTAGTGTTTTACTTCTTGCTCCCGGATTTGCTTTTGTAAACTCATTTTTGGACTCGTTTAAAGGCTATATGATGATGGGTTGGGGACGATGGATGGATGGAATGATTTTAACTCTTGCAACATCTGTTGGAATTATTATTGCTATTGCACTTTTAAGTTAA
- a CDS encoding type III pantothenate kinase, with product MILIDIGNTSTKALENNIIKKYYKDEKLPRFSGNIFYISVNEEKEQEFLNINQNAKNLKEFIEFKTNYKGMGIDRVVASLFHKNAIIVDAGSAITVDIIENSNHIGGFILLGLNSIKKAYKDISCKLDFEFEKNINLDKIPLQSKDAISYATLKSIILPIKEICNDKNIIFTGGDGEFISQFFENSQYKKDLIFENMKRIIDANNCTT from the coding sequence TTGATTTTAATTGATATTGGAAATACAAGTACAAAAGCTTTAGAAAATAATATTATAAAAAAATACTATAAAGATGAAAAACTCCCAAGATTTAGTGGTAATATCTTTTATATAAGTGTAAATGAAGAAAAAGAGCAAGAATTCTTAAATATTAACCAAAATGCAAAAAACTTAAAAGAGTTTATAGAATTTAAAACAAACTATAAAGGTATGGGAATTGATAGAGTTGTAGCTTCTTTATTTCATAAAAATGCAATAATAGTTGATGCAGGAAGTGCAATAACTGTTGATATTATTGAAAATTCAAATCATATTGGTGGATTTATTCTTTTAGGATTAAATAGTATTAAAAAAGCCTATAAAGATATATCTTGCAAACTAGATTTTGAATTTGAAAAAAATATAAATTTGGATAAAATACCGCTTCAATCAAAAGATGCTATATCTTATGCCACTTTAAAGTCAATAATCTTACCAATTAAAGAGATTTGCAATGATAAAAATATAATTTTTACAGGTGGAGATGGAGAGTTTATAAGCCAGTTTTTTGAAAATAGCCAATATAAAAAAGATTTAATATTTGAAAATATGAAAAGGATAATAGATGCTAACAATTGCACTACCTAA
- a CDS encoding threonine/serine exporter family protein: protein MELILKIVIEGVFAACASLGFAMVFNVPKHTLKYCAFGGAIVYDLRTIFLSLDFGIEISTFVASSIIGLIALYWSRKYKIPRPVYTVASIIPVLPGTYAFNAMVNVIDMNRYGVSVELIELFIHNGLKAIAILFAITFGLVLPSLYFLRLNRPVI, encoded by the coding sequence ATGGAGCTAATTTTAAAAATAGTTATAGAAGGAGTTTTTGCAGCTTGTGCCTCTTTAGGTTTTGCAATGGTTTTTAATGTTCCAAAACATACTTTAAAATATTGTGCTTTTGGTGGAGCAATTGTTTATGATTTAAGAACTATATTTTTAAGCTTAGATTTTGGGATAGAGATTTCAACCTTTGTAGCTTCTTCAATAATAGGACTTATCGCACTTTATTGGTCAAGAAAATATAAAATTCCAAGACCTGTTTATACCGTTGCTTCTATAATTCCAGTTTTACCTGGAACATATGCTTTTAATGCAATGGTAAATGTAATAGATATGAATAGATATGGTGTGAGTGTAGAATTAATAGAGCTTTTTATTCATAATGGTTTAAAAGCAATTGCTATTTTATTTGCTATCACTTTTGGACTGGTTTTACCATCTTTATACTTTTTGAGATTAAATAGACCAGTTATTTAA
- a CDS encoding OmpA family protein — protein sequence MYKKNEEKEENFWISYADLMAGLLFVFILIVALIVIKYIHTENTLVNSEDRNSKLINKLKDIETTNLELIEQIKNIEKLYSQTLKSLENSDENLKIVLNELENQYNQNLQKEEELESINILNEKLLANLSESSKLNQDLESKLDRSLEEIILKDQNILKLKDEFELAKDKIKKLGGIKLELISKIKLKLKDAVNIDEKSGAIKFSSNILFDKNSFALKNESKKELSGALKRYFDVLLKDEDIKKYIETITIEGYTDSDGTYLTNLYLSQKRALSVMQFLYDENIVEKELLNSFVSSSGKSSSNLVYDSKSIEDKDASRRIEIKFTIKNEEAIKELQDYFKKSENEDNK from the coding sequence ATGTATAAAAAGAATGAAGAAAAAGAGGAAAACTTTTGGATATCTTATGCAGATTTAATGGCTGGATTATTATTTGTTTTTATATTAATAGTTGCTTTGATTGTAATAAAATATATTCATACAGAAAATACTTTAGTAAATAGTGAAGATAGAAATTCAAAACTTATTAATAAATTAAAAGATATTGAAACTACAAATTTAGAATTAATAGAACAAATTAAAAATATAGAAAAACTTTATTCTCAAACTTTAAAGAGTTTGGAAAATAGCGATGAAAATCTAAAAATAGTTTTAAATGAGCTAGAAAATCAATACAATCAAAATCTTCAAAAAGAGGAAGAACTTGAAAGTATAAATATTCTAAATGAGAAATTACTTGCAAATTTAAGTGAAAGTTCAAAATTAAATCAAGATTTAGAGAGTAAATTAGATAGAAGTTTGGAAGAGATTATATTAAAAGATCAAAATATATTAAAGCTAAAAGATGAGTTTGAACTAGCAAAAGATAAGATAAAAAAACTAGGTGGAATAAAGCTTGAACTTATCTCTAAAATAAAATTAAAACTTAAAGATGCTGTAAATATAGATGAAAAAAGTGGAGCTATAAAATTCTCTTCAAATATTTTATTTGATAAAAATTCATTTGCCTTAAAAAATGAATCAAAAAAAGAGTTAAGCGGAGCTTTAAAAAGATATTTTGATGTTTTATTAAAAGATGAAGATATAAAAAAATATATAGAAACAATAACAATTGAGGGATATACTGATAGCGATGGAACTTATCTTACAAATTTATATCTATCACAGAAAAGAGCTTTAAGTGTAATGCAGTTTTTATATGATGAAAATATTGTTGAAAAAGAGCTTTTAAATAGTTTTGTAAGTTCAAGTGGAAAATCATCTTCAAATTTAGTTTATGATTCAAAGAGTATTGAAGATAAAGATGCTTCAAGGAGAATAGAGATTAAATTTACTATTAAAAATGAAGAGGCTATAAAAGAACTTCAAGATTATTTTAAAAAGAGTGAAAATGAAGATAACAAATAG
- a CDS encoding methyl-accepting chemotaxis protein: protein MNMNSIRVKLLFITIVPFIIGIFILSGINFEKTEITLNETLSKFESIITKEKEALVKQQFEVARTLIDTVIKKENDLESAKKQVIELLSGIRYLDDKSGYFFAYEKRGEDYYFSFHPAIPRLTNTKTNISAPDIKGYAFREDLIKYAKDRKYVTYHYENPSTKEVVLKMASSLYIPEFNWILVTGIYADDIEREISALKIQIEDDINTLFWIAIIVTILLSIILVSIILPSINKIILKPLNIFQNTLEIFFKYLNGESDKVNRIKNYSKDEIGQMSKTLDHNIEIARKEIDDNNLFIENSIEILTKFQKGDLSLRLDINVDDSHLIKLKSVINQMAEELEKNIQNILKVVNEYSKYKYTSKVDTSKFSNHILELANGVNNLGSSITYMLNENKKNGDTLSSSSNTLLKNVEKLNDSSTSTAANLEETAASLEQMTANLRNSTEGVQDMARIASNVTNKAKDGERLANQTTLAMEEINNQISSINEAISVIDQIAFQTNILSLNAAVEAATAGEAGKGFAVVAQEVRNLANRSAEAAKEIKDIVELATSKALDGKEVSTQMINGYTELNKDITDTIDLIKNFENSSKEQLAGIEQINNAVSILDQKTQQNAAVTLETKEIALSTNKIAKLIIEDVDKKEF, encoded by the coding sequence ATGAACATGAATTCAATAAGAGTAAAATTGTTATTTATAACTATTGTGCCATTTATTATAGGTATTTTTATTCTTTCAGGTATAAATTTTGAGAAGACAGAGATTACTTTAAATGAAACTCTATCAAAGTTTGAAAGTATCATAACAAAAGAGAAAGAAGCTTTAGTAAAACAGCAATTTGAAGTTGCTAGAACTTTAATTGATACAGTTATAAAAAAAGAGAATGATTTAGAATCTGCAAAAAAGCAAGTTATAGAACTTCTTAGTGGAATAAGATATTTAGATGATAAAAGTGGTTACTTTTTTGCTTATGAAAAAAGAGGAGAAGATTATTACTTCTCTTTTCATCCAGCAATTCCAAGATTAACAAATACAAAAACAAATATAAGTGCACCTGATATAAAAGGTTATGCTTTTAGAGAAGATCTTATTAAATATGCAAAAGATAGAAAATATGTAACCTATCATTATGAAAATCCATCTACAAAAGAGGTAGTATTAAAAATGGCATCTTCTTTATATATTCCAGAGTTTAATTGGATTTTAGTAACTGGAATTTATGCAGATGATATCGAAAGAGAGATTTCAGCTTTAAAAATACAAATTGAAGATGATATAAACACACTATTTTGGATAGCAATTATAGTTACAATTTTATTAAGTATTATTTTAGTTTCAATTATTCTTCCTTCTATAAATAAAATTATCTTAAAACCACTAAATATATTTCAAAATACTTTAGAGATATTTTTTAAATATCTAAATGGAGAAAGTGATAAAGTAAATAGAATAAAGAATTACTCAAAAGATGAGATTGGGCAAATGTCAAAAACTCTTGATCACAATATTGAGATTGCAAGAAAAGAGATTGATGATAATAATCTTTTTATAGAAAATAGTATTGAAATATTAACAAAATTCCAAAAAGGAGATTTGTCTTTAAGACTAGATATAAATGTTGATGATAGTCATTTAATAAAATTAAAATCTGTTATAAATCAAATGGCAGAAGAGTTAGAAAAAAATATTCAAAATATTTTAAAAGTGGTAAATGAATATAGCAAATATAAATATACTTCAAAAGTTGATACTTCTAAATTTTCAAATCATATTTTAGAATTAGCAAACGGGGTAAATAACCTTGGTAGCTCAATTACTTATATGCTAAATGAAAACAAAAAAAATGGTGATACTTTATCTTCTAGCTCAAATACTCTTTTAAAAAATGTTGAGAAATTAAATGATTCCTCTACAAGTACAGCTGCTAATCTTGAGGAAACAGCTGCTTCTTTAGAACAGATGACTGCAAATTTAAGAAATAGCACAGAAGGTGTTCAAGATATGGCAAGAATTGCTTCAAATGTTACAAATAAAGCAAAAGATGGAGAAAGACTTGCAAATCAGACTACTTTAGCTATGGAAGAGATAAATAATCAAATTAGCTCTATAAATGAAGCAATAAGTGTAATTGATCAAATAGCATTTCAAACAAATATCTTAAGTTTAAATGCAGCTGTTGAAGCAGCAACAGCTGGAGAAGCTGGAAAAGGATTTGCAGTTGTAGCACAAGAAGTAAGAAACCTTGCAAATAGAAGTGCAGAAGCTGCAAAAGAGATTAAAGATATTGTTGAACTAGCAACTTCAAAAGCATTAGATGGTAAAGAAGTTTCAACTCAAATGATAAATGGCTATACAGAACTAAATAAAGATATTACAGATACTATTGATCTAATAAAGAATTTTGAGAATTCAAGTAAAGAACAACTAGCTGGAATTGAACAGATAAATAATGCTGTTTCAATATTGGATCAAAAAACACAACAAAATGCTGCTGTTACTTTAGAGACAAAAGAGATAGCTCTTTCTACAAATAAAATAGCAAAACTTATAATAGAAGATGTGGATAAGAAAGAGTTTTAA
- the hisG gene encoding ATP phosphoribosyltransferase, with protein MLTIALPKGRIADETLDRFEKAFGEKFIFEDRKLILEKSGFKFLNVRNQDVPTYVMHGAADLGVVGLDVLEEKEYDLIKLLDLKLGRCKVAFGLRAGEKLNFDKSKITIATKHEKIAKKFFEEKAMAVEIIKLYGSIELAPLVGLCDCIVDIVETGETMKQNGLEVGPTIMESSAHLIANKNSFYAKKDLIFNLKDNIEKYL; from the coding sequence ATGCTAACAATTGCACTACCTAAAGGAAGAATCGCAGATGAAACACTTGATAGATTTGAAAAAGCCTTTGGAGAAAAATTTATTTTTGAAGATAGAAAACTAATTTTAGAAAAAAGTGGTTTTAAATTTTTAAATGTAAGAAATCAAGATGTACCAACTTATGTTATGCATGGAGCTGCTGACTTAGGAGTTGTTGGACTTGATGTTTTAGAAGAGAAAGAGTATGACTTAATCAAATTACTTGATTTAAAATTAGGTCGTTGTAAAGTTGCTTTTGGTTTAAGAGCTGGTGAAAAATTGAATTTTGATAAAAGTAAAATAACAATTGCTACAAAACATGAAAAAATAGCAAAAAAATTCTTTGAAGAAAAAGCTATGGCAGTTGAAATCATAAAACTTTATGGTTCTATTGAACTTGCACCACTTGTTGGTCTTTGTGATTGTATTGTTGATATTGTAGAAACAGGTGAAACAATGAAACAAAACGGTCTTGAAGTTGGTCCAACAATTATGGAGAGTTCTGCACATTTAATAGCAAATAAAAACTCATTTTATGCAAAAAAAGATTTAATATTTAATTTAAAAGATAATATTGAGAAATACTTGTAA